A single genomic interval of Eurosta solidaginis isolate ZX-2024a chromosome 3, ASM4086904v1, whole genome shotgun sequence harbors:
- the Zfrp8 gene encoding programmed cell death protein 2 isoform X2, producing MVDIILGFAEERESGWLTNRYFPNKIGGKPAWLNLENLPSCEELLCIDCKIPKTFLCQIYAPYEDDHSFHRTIYVFVCRSVGCQKSNSSKYLSVYRTQLPRKNKFYSDEPPLEEGNPLPEILPAKRLCAACGCLGPSACGRCRKINYCSVKHQQLHWPHHKQHCMTETEKDSENFNISLSEITFPEWEILIEPIDGDEEAQIADDDEDSEKMRLEDYQKLQLSGQTGLLKDVTDSELEKYANESMSADDKVFRKFKKDVDEEPEQILRYKRGGNPLWIADVKQTILQQLQIPNCELCGGARQFEFQIMPQMLNWLKDDHLDWGTLCIYTCTKSCAVPKDKSYVLEYILKQDIISKENGI from the exons ATGGTTGATATAATATTGGGTTTTGCTGAAGAGCGCGAAAGCGGATGGCTGACAAATCGTTACTTTCCAAACAAAATTGGTGGAAAACCAGCATGGTTAAATCTTGAAAATTTGCCTAGCTGTGAAGAGCTACTCTGTATAGACTGCAAAATACCTAAAACCTTCTTATGCCAG ATATATGCCCCATATGAAGACGATCACAGTTTTCACCGCacaatttatgtttttgtttgtcGATCAGTTGGCTGCCAAAAAAGTAACTCGTCAAA GTATTTATCAGTATACAGAACGCAGCTTCCGAGGAAAAATAAGTTCTACTCTGACGAGCCCCCACTGGAAGAAGGGAATCCTTTG CCTGAAATTCTTCCCGCTAAAAGACTTTGTGCAGCGTGTGGCTGTTTAGGACCATCCGCATGCGGTCGTTGCCGTAAGATAAATTACTGTTCTGTGAAACATCAACAACTCCACTGGCCACATCATAAACAACATTGCATGACCGAGACCGAAAAAGATTCTGAAAATTTCAATATAAGTTTATCCGAAATAACGTTTCCAGAATGGGAAATTCTTATTGAGCCAATCGATGGCGATGAGGAGGCGCAAATCGCTGACGATGATGAAGATTCCGAAAAAATGCGTTTGGAAGACTATCAAAAATTACAACTCTCTGGTCAAACTGGATTATTAAAAGATGTGACAGATTCGGAATTAGAAAAATATGCGAATGAATCTATGTCCGCTGATGACAAAGTTTTCCGTAAATTTAAAAAAGATGTAGATGAAGAACCCgagcaaattttgagatataaGCGCGGTGGAAATCCACTTTGGATCGCTGATGTGAAACAAACAATCTTGCAACAGCTTCAAATTCCGAATTGTGAGCTTTGTGGTGGCGCACGTCAATTTGAATTTCAAATAATGCCACAAATGCTAAATTGGCTTAAAGATGACCATCTTGACTGGGGTACATTGTGTATATATACTTGTACGAAAAGTTGTGCTGTACCAAAAGATAAAAGTTATGTGTTGGAATATATATTAAAACAGGATATTATATCAAAAGAAAATGGAATATAA
- the Zfrp8 gene encoding programmed cell death protein 2 isoform X1: MAERYRSAMILSSVFCGKFCRKMVDIILGFAEERESGWLTNRYFPNKIGGKPAWLNLENLPSCEELLCIDCKIPKTFLCQIYAPYEDDHSFHRTIYVFVCRSVGCQKSNSSKYLSVYRTQLPRKNKFYSDEPPLEEGNPLPEILPAKRLCAACGCLGPSACGRCRKINYCSVKHQQLHWPHHKQHCMTETEKDSENFNISLSEITFPEWEILIEPIDGDEEAQIADDDEDSEKMRLEDYQKLQLSGQTGLLKDVTDSELEKYANESMSADDKVFRKFKKDVDEEPEQILRYKRGGNPLWIADVKQTILQQLQIPNCELCGGARQFEFQIMPQMLNWLKDDHLDWGTLCIYTCTKSCAVPKDKSYVLEYILKQDIISKENGI, translated from the exons atggcggaacgata tcgttccgccatgatattATCCAGCgtattttgtggcaaattttgtaGGAAAATGGTTGATATAATATTGGGTTTTGCTGAAGAGCGCGAAAGCGGATGGCTGACAAATCGTTACTTTCCAAACAAAATTGGTGGAAAACCAGCATGGTTAAATCTTGAAAATTTGCCTAGCTGTGAAGAGCTACTCTGTATAGACTGCAAAATACCTAAAACCTTCTTATGCCAG ATATATGCCCCATATGAAGACGATCACAGTTTTCACCGCacaatttatgtttttgtttgtcGATCAGTTGGCTGCCAAAAAAGTAACTCGTCAAA GTATTTATCAGTATACAGAACGCAGCTTCCGAGGAAAAATAAGTTCTACTCTGACGAGCCCCCACTGGAAGAAGGGAATCCTTTG CCTGAAATTCTTCCCGCTAAAAGACTTTGTGCAGCGTGTGGCTGTTTAGGACCATCCGCATGCGGTCGTTGCCGTAAGATAAATTACTGTTCTGTGAAACATCAACAACTCCACTGGCCACATCATAAACAACATTGCATGACCGAGACCGAAAAAGATTCTGAAAATTTCAATATAAGTTTATCCGAAATAACGTTTCCAGAATGGGAAATTCTTATTGAGCCAATCGATGGCGATGAGGAGGCGCAAATCGCTGACGATGATGAAGATTCCGAAAAAATGCGTTTGGAAGACTATCAAAAATTACAACTCTCTGGTCAAACTGGATTATTAAAAGATGTGACAGATTCGGAATTAGAAAAATATGCGAATGAATCTATGTCCGCTGATGACAAAGTTTTCCGTAAATTTAAAAAAGATGTAGATGAAGAACCCgagcaaattttgagatataaGCGCGGTGGAAATCCACTTTGGATCGCTGATGTGAAACAAACAATCTTGCAACAGCTTCAAATTCCGAATTGTGAGCTTTGTGGTGGCGCACGTCAATTTGAATTTCAAATAATGCCACAAATGCTAAATTGGCTTAAAGATGACCATCTTGACTGGGGTACATTGTGTATATATACTTGTACGAAAAGTTGTGCTGTACCAAAAGATAAAAGTTATGTGTTGGAATATATATTAAAACAGGATATTATATCAAAAGAAAATGGAATATAA